One part of the Thermodesulfobacterium commune DSM 2178 genome encodes these proteins:
- a CDS encoding response regulator produces the protein MIRMKKAMVVDDSSAIRQIERKYLEEMGFEVLEAENGEEALKVLNEHPDVQLILLDWHMPVMNGYEFLLKLRANPKWSDIKVMMVTTENQQKSVIDAILAGANEYLMKPFDKEMLETKIKFLLEGF, from the coding sequence ATGATAAGGATGAAAAAAGCAATGGTAGTAGACGATTCTAGTGCTATCAGGCAAATAGAGAGAAAATATCTAGAAGAGATGGGGTTTGAAGTATTAGAGGCGGAGAACGGAGAAGAAGCCTTAAAGGTTCTTAACGAGCATCCGGACGTTCAACTTATTTTACTTGACTGGCATATGCCAGTAATGAATGGTTATGAATTTCTATTAAAACTGCGTGCCAACCCTAAATGGTCTGATATCAAGGTTATGATGGTTACCACAGAAAACCAACAAAAAAGTGTAATAGATGCCATTCTAGCAGGGGCTAATGAATACTTGATGAAGCCTTTTGATAAAGAGATGCTTGAAACAAAGATTAAGTTTCTTTTAGAGGGGTTCTAA
- a CDS encoding protein-glutamate methylesterase/protein-glutamine glutaminase, with the protein MIRVLVVDDSAIMRKLIVDILKEEKDIEVVDTAKNGREAIEKAKALKPDVITLDIEMPEMDGLEALKILKKEVPSAKVIMFSSLTQEGAKATIEALALGAYDFVPKPSTKSFLESVKQIKDQLIPKIKSVVPIKRISLIYRPSPVKKVLKRDNFNVLGIGVSTGGPQTLMQIIPKLPKNFPVPILIVQHMPPIFTRQLAERLDSLSQLKVKEGEQGEPVKSGVVYIAPGDFHMVVKKENEIHKIRLHQGPPRNFCRPAVDELFESIAETYDGSSVGLILTGMGSDGKEGAKKIKEQGGVILAQDAETSVVFGMPKAVIEAGLADEVLSLEQIPQRLKEIFKVQENAKRDV; encoded by the coding sequence ATGATCCGTGTCCTTGTGGTTGATGATTCTGCTATCATGAGAAAATTGATAGTAGATATCTTAAAAGAAGAAAAAGATATAGAGGTGGTTGATACCGCCAAAAATGGTCGTGAAGCGATAGAAAAGGCTAAAGCTTTAAAGCCTGATGTCATAACGTTAGACATCGAAATGCCTGAGATGGATGGGCTTGAGGCATTAAAAATCCTCAAAAAAGAGGTACCATCTGCTAAGGTTATTATGTTTTCTTCTTTAACCCAAGAAGGAGCTAAAGCAACTATTGAGGCACTTGCTTTAGGGGCATACGACTTTGTTCCTAAACCTTCTACTAAATCTTTTTTAGAAAGTGTAAAACAGATCAAGGATCAGCTCATACCTAAAATAAAAAGCGTTGTTCCTATAAAAAGAATATCACTTATCTATCGTCCTTCTCCAGTTAAAAAGGTTTTAAAAAGAGATAATTTTAATGTTTTAGGAATAGGTGTTTCTACAGGGGGACCACAAACCTTGATGCAGATCATCCCCAAACTACCAAAAAATTTCCCTGTTCCTATCCTTATTGTTCAGCACATGCCTCCTATTTTTACTAGGCAACTTGCAGAACGACTTGATAGTCTTTCACAACTTAAAGTAAAAGAAGGAGAACAAGGAGAGCCTGTTAAATCTGGGGTGGTTTACATAGCCCCTGGAGATTTTCATATGGTAGTTAAAAAAGAGAACGAAATACATAAAATTCGTCTTCATCAAGGACCACCCAGAAATTTCTGCCGTCCTGCGGTAGATGAACTGTTTGAATCTATAGCCGAGACCTATGATGGAAGTTCGGTAGGACTTATTTTGACAGGTATGGGTAGCGATGGTAAAGAGGGGGCTAAAAAGATAAAAGAACAGGGTGGGGTAATTTTAGCACAAGATGCTGAAACATCAGTTGTCTTTGGAATGCCTAAGGCTGTAATAGAAGCTGGATTAGCAGATGAAGTTTTAAGCTTAGAGCAGATCCCTCAAAGGTTAAAAGAAATTTTTAAGGTACAAGAAAATGCAAAGAGAGATGTTTGA
- a CDS encoding CheR family methyltransferase codes for MFEFFTTLVEKISGISYKEGKEYLIESRLNELALTLGYRNVEELYNVVKSRSDYKLINEIVDSLTTNETYFFRDQHPFDTLKNYIFPELFKKREKEKKISIWSAACSTGQEPYSIALLLHEYFQSYLKTYQIDIYATDISKKSIEKAKTGVYNQIEVNRGLPVVFLVKYFKQEGAHWKINDNLKNMVRFEILNLLEVSQKVKTKFDIIFCRYVLIYFSQETKQKVFRDLWNVLNPGGYLILGATEIAPVSFPDMEKKILGKTVCYYKKD; via the coding sequence ATGTTTGAGTTTTTTACAACTTTAGTTGAAAAAATAAGTGGTATTTCCTACAAAGAAGGAAAAGAATATCTAATAGAAAGTAGATTAAACGAGCTTGCTTTAACCTTAGGATATAGAAATGTAGAGGAACTTTATAACGTAGTAAAATCAAGATCTGACTATAAGTTAATAAACGAGATTGTAGATTCTCTTACTACCAACGAGACCTACTTTTTTAGAGATCAACACCCCTTTGATACGTTAAAAAATTATATTTTTCCTGAGCTATTCAAAAAAAGAGAAAAAGAAAAGAAAATATCTATTTGGTCTGCCGCTTGTTCAACCGGTCAAGAGCCTTATAGCATTGCTTTACTTCTTCACGAATATTTCCAATCTTATTTAAAAACTTATCAAATAGATATCTATGCTACAGATATCTCCAAAAAAAGCATCGAAAAGGCTAAAACTGGAGTTTACAACCAAATAGAGGTCAACAGAGGATTACCTGTGGTGTTTTTGGTCAAGTATTTTAAACAAGAAGGAGCTCACTGGAAAATAAACGATAACCTAAAAAATATGGTCCGTTTTGAGATTTTAAACCTTCTTGAAGTCTCGCAAAAAGTAAAGACTAAATTTGATATTATTTTTTGTCGCTATGTTCTGATATATTTTTCTCAAGAAACCAAACAAAAAGTTTTTAGAGATTTGTGGAATGTATTAAACCCTGGCGGTTATTTAATTTTAGGAGCTACAGAGATAGCTCCGGTTTCTTTTCCAGATATGGAAAAGAAAATCTTAGGAAAAACCGTCTGTTATTATAAAAAAGATTAA